One Arthrobacter sp. StoSoilB19 DNA window includes the following coding sequences:
- a CDS encoding helix-turn-helix domain-containing protein, protein MTSAGPGRPRHQQPSRPGATARDEILDAAAELFTTQGFASTSTRSIADAVGIRQSSLYHHFKTKDDILEDLLEGTVSGGLTFARSVAALPADAPGTESPAGSRLHAVALYDGTQLCSARWNLGVLYHLPEVRSTRFARFLNNRQELRRLYGELGAGLSASPHGPDGGDFTFRLVESLIYLRADGAANAESALQAADAGLILCGLGDRLPAIRAASQAIIDRLA, encoded by the coding sequence GTGACTTCAGCCGGACCGGGACGCCCCCGCCACCAGCAGCCCTCGCGGCCAGGTGCCACCGCCCGCGATGAAATCCTGGACGCCGCGGCGGAGCTTTTCACCACCCAGGGCTTTGCCAGCACCTCCACCCGGTCCATCGCGGACGCGGTGGGCATCCGGCAGTCGTCCCTGTACCACCACTTCAAAACCAAGGACGACATCCTCGAGGACCTCCTCGAGGGGACGGTGTCCGGTGGGCTGACGTTCGCACGCTCGGTGGCCGCGCTTCCTGCCGACGCACCTGGAACCGAAAGTCCGGCTGGAAGCCGGCTGCACGCCGTCGCGCTTTATGACGGCACCCAGCTGTGCAGCGCCCGGTGGAACCTTGGCGTGCTGTACCACCTGCCCGAGGTCCGGAGCACCCGCTTTGCCCGGTTCCTCAACAACCGCCAGGAACTCAGGCGGCTCTACGGGGAACTGGGCGCCGGGTTGTCAGCCTCCCCGCACGGACCCGACGGCGGCGACTTCACCTTCCGCCTGGTCGAATCCCTGATCTACCTCCGCGCGGACGGCGCGGCCAACGCCGAATCGGCACTGCAGGCCGCCGACGCCGGGCTGATCCTGTGCGGGCTCGGGGACCGGCTGCCGGCCATCCGCGCCGCGAGCCAGGCCATCATCGACCGCCTTGCCTGA
- a CDS encoding amino acid permease, which translates to MTSTVLPTVHQDDADLTSLGYQPTLHRKLGRYASFAAGFSFVSILTTIFQLFAFGYSFAGPAFFWTWPVVLVGQLLVALNFAELAARYPLSGAVYQWARRVGGEGVGWFAGWFMAIAQVVTAAAAAIALQVVLPQLWDGFQVVGGDSALNTVTGASNAVVLGAVLLVATTIINSLGVKLMAHVNSVGVTCEIVGVAAVILALVSAAQRGPNVVADTTVLQGSDLGAVGAFLVSGLMAAYVMVGFNSAGELSEETKDPRRTAPRTILSALLISGIGGALMIITALMAAPSLDDGRLATEGLPYVLTAVLGTFWGKVLLVDVAIAIFVCTLAIQTAGSRLVFSMARDGKLPASALLSSVHPTRGTPMWPSIVIGALAVAVLAINVGNAALFTTLCSVCIVMVYLAYLLVTVPQLVNRLRGDWNRVGQTMPAGLFSLGRWGLPVNILAVLYGGVMVVNLAWPRPEVYDPTGENGILLWSAPLMVTAVLLLGIWVRSTNLAAKA; encoded by the coding sequence ATGACATCAACCGTTCTCCCTACCGTCCACCAGGACGATGCAGACCTGACGTCCCTTGGCTACCAGCCCACCCTCCACCGGAAGCTCGGCCGCTACGCTTCGTTTGCCGCAGGCTTCTCCTTCGTTTCCATCCTCACCACCATCTTCCAGCTCTTCGCGTTCGGCTACTCCTTCGCCGGGCCGGCCTTCTTCTGGACCTGGCCCGTAGTGCTGGTGGGCCAGCTGCTCGTGGCCCTGAACTTCGCCGAACTTGCGGCCCGCTACCCCTTGTCCGGTGCCGTCTACCAGTGGGCGCGGCGCGTGGGCGGGGAAGGCGTAGGCTGGTTCGCCGGCTGGTTCATGGCGATCGCACAGGTGGTCACCGCAGCTGCTGCCGCAATCGCCCTGCAGGTGGTCCTGCCCCAGCTCTGGGACGGTTTCCAGGTGGTGGGCGGCGACTCCGCGCTCAACACGGTGACCGGCGCTTCCAACGCCGTGGTCCTCGGCGCCGTCCTCCTGGTCGCCACCACCATCATCAACTCCCTGGGCGTGAAGCTGATGGCCCACGTCAACTCCGTGGGTGTCACCTGCGAGATCGTGGGCGTCGCTGCCGTCATCCTGGCCCTCGTCAGTGCCGCCCAGCGCGGACCCAACGTGGTTGCGGACACCACCGTGCTGCAGGGATCGGACCTGGGCGCCGTGGGAGCCTTCCTGGTCTCGGGGCTGATGGCCGCCTACGTCATGGTGGGCTTCAACTCCGCCGGTGAACTGTCCGAGGAAACCAAGGACCCGCGCCGCACCGCACCCCGGACCATCCTTTCCGCCCTCCTCATCTCCGGCATCGGCGGCGCGCTGATGATCATCACCGCCCTCATGGCAGCGCCCAGCCTCGACGACGGCCGCCTCGCCACCGAAGGCCTGCCCTACGTCCTCACCGCGGTCCTGGGCACCTTCTGGGGCAAGGTCCTGCTGGTGGATGTCGCCATCGCCATCTTCGTCTGCACCCTGGCGATCCAGACCGCCGGTTCCCGCCTGGTCTTCTCCATGGCCCGCGACGGCAAGCTCCCGGCGTCGGCCCTGCTCTCCTCCGTGCACCCCACCCGCGGCACCCCCATGTGGCCCTCCATCGTGATCGGCGCCCTTGCAGTCGCCGTGCTGGCCATCAACGTCGGCAACGCCGCCCTGTTCACCACCCTGTGCAGCGTCTGCATCGTGATGGTCTACCTCGCCTACCTCCTGGTCACCGTCCCGCAGCTGGTCAACCGCCTCCGCGGCGACTGGAACCGGGTGGGACAGACCATGCCGGCAGGCCTCTTCTCCCTGGGCCGCTGGGGCCTTCCAGTCAACATCCTCGCCGTCCTCTACGGCGGCGTCATGGTGGTCAACCTGGCATGGCCCCGGCCCGAGGTGTACGACCCCACAGGCGAGAACGGCATCCTTCTCTGGTCAGCGCCGCTGATGGTCACCGCGGTGCTGCTCCTGGGCATCTGGGTCCGGAGCACGAACCTGGCCGCCAAGGCCTGA
- a CDS encoding urea amidolyase associated protein UAAP1, whose product MTQTIETPAAGTATTAGARAHAREQHGRTAETMRHVPAASAPAHLLAGLPGVDGAGAASPTWAESVAFGRYTTMSLARGTRVRLTDTAGDACVHALLYRAGATHERLNVADTVKVPWQAYPAAGHPLLSDAGRLMATIVADTSSRHDALTGATTLAGNTAKYGAGTAHSPSPAARELLTLGALKNGLGTRDVAPSISFFKGITVDPAGSITFTGSAGPGAAVELLLQLDTVLVLANTAHPLDPRADFAGTAVDIVAWHAPQDLAALEAGHLAGPLAPEHLQALRNTEHDLAARNAR is encoded by the coding sequence ATGACACAGACCATCGAAACGCCAGCCGCCGGGACGGCCACCACGGCCGGTGCCCGCGCCCATGCCCGGGAACAGCACGGCAGGACCGCTGAAACCATGCGCCACGTACCGGCAGCGTCCGCGCCCGCGCACCTTCTGGCCGGACTGCCCGGAGTGGACGGGGCCGGCGCCGCGTCCCCCACATGGGCGGAATCCGTCGCCTTTGGCCGCTACACCACCATGTCCCTGGCGCGCGGCACCCGGGTCCGGCTCACCGACACGGCAGGCGACGCCTGCGTGCACGCCCTCCTGTACCGCGCCGGGGCCACCCACGAACGACTGAACGTCGCCGACACCGTCAAGGTCCCGTGGCAGGCCTACCCCGCCGCCGGGCACCCGCTGCTGTCCGACGCCGGCCGACTGATGGCAACGATCGTGGCGGACACCTCGTCGCGGCATGACGCACTCACCGGCGCCACAACCCTCGCCGGCAACACCGCCAAGTACGGCGCCGGAACCGCCCACAGCCCCTCCCCGGCAGCACGCGAACTGCTCACCCTGGGCGCCCTCAAGAACGGCCTGGGCACCCGCGACGTGGCGCCGTCCATCTCCTTCTTCAAAGGCATCACCGTCGACCCTGCCGGCAGCATCACCTTTACCGGAAGCGCCGGGCCCGGTGCCGCCGTCGAACTCCTGCTCCAGCTGGACACCGTGCTGGTACTGGCCAACACCGCCCACCCCCTGGACCCGCGCGCTGACTTTGCGGGGACCGCCGTCGACATCGTCGCCTGGCACGCGCCGCAGGACCTGGCGGCACTGGAGGCCGGCCACCTGGCCGGACCATTGGCCCCGGAACACCTGCAGGCCCTCCGCAACACCGAACACGATCTCGCCGCAAGGAACGCCCGATGA
- a CDS encoding urea amidolyase associated protein UAAP2 — MNTAVDTTPIPDAAAIALAPGAVVLDEFVEARGPWSAVVAAGDVLTIVDLEGNQAVDCLLYAAADTTVRYSAAATIAAQQSIVLTTGSVLRADNRAALMTVVADEVGVHDTIGGACSQESNTLRYGQHTREQHACVENFLIEGSRWGLGKRDLVSNINWFMNVPVDPDGALGIVDGLSAPGKRVALKAEVDTLVLVSNCPQINNPCNGFNPTPVRMIVTRPEAAL; from the coding sequence ATGAACACTGCCGTTGACACCACGCCCATCCCGGACGCCGCCGCCATCGCGCTGGCCCCTGGCGCCGTTGTACTTGATGAGTTCGTCGAAGCCCGCGGCCCCTGGTCTGCCGTGGTGGCAGCAGGCGACGTGCTGACCATCGTGGACCTGGAAGGCAACCAGGCGGTTGACTGCCTGCTGTACGCCGCGGCGGACACCACCGTGCGCTACTCGGCGGCAGCCACCATCGCCGCACAGCAGTCCATCGTCCTCACCACCGGTTCGGTCCTGCGCGCCGACAACCGCGCTGCCCTGATGACCGTCGTTGCAGACGAAGTGGGCGTGCACGACACCATCGGGGGCGCCTGCTCACAGGAATCCAATACCCTCCGCTACGGCCAGCACACCCGCGAACAGCACGCCTGCGTGGAGAACTTCCTGATCGAGGGCTCGCGCTGGGGCCTGGGCAAACGGGACCTGGTGTCCAACATCAACTGGTTCATGAACGTCCCGGTGGACCCGGACGGCGCCTTGGGCATCGTTGACGGCCTGTCCGCCCCCGGAAAGCGCGTGGCACTGAAGGCGGAGGTGGACACCCTGGTCCTGGTCTCCAACTGCCCGCAGATCAACAACCCCTGCAACGGCTTCAACCCCACCCCCGTCCGCATGATCGTCACCCGGCCGGAGGCTGCACTGTGA
- the uca gene encoding urea carboxylase has translation MNPFDTPNTFDTLLIANRGEIACRIIESARRLGLRTVAVFSEADRGAKHVRLADEAVLLGPAPAKESYLRVDAILAAAKETGAGAIHPGYGFLSEDAAFAEAVEAAGLVFVGPTAEQLRIFGTKHTARDAARAAGVPMIAGSGLLGDVDDAVAASTAIGFPLMLKATGGGGGIGMTVCRNEAELVDSFPRVARLAGASFGTAGVFAERYVENARHVEVQIFGDGEGRVVSLGDRDCSLQRRHQKVLEEAPAPDLPDELREELHRSSRALCASLNYRSAGTVEFVYDSARKEASFLEVNARLQVEHPVTEAVTGVDLVAWMLRLAQGGSQAQAVLADVPDSLPVTGHAVEARVYAEDPARGFQPSAGTVTNAAYPTAAEARVDAWVETGTDVSTNYDPLLGKIITSGTDRTEAFDLLAAALGNTRIDGIETNLGLLRAATGLEVVRSVQHSTSTLDNVGDPEPRITVGRPGLQTSVQDWPGRTGLWQIGVPPSGPMDDLSFRLGNTALGNPEGAPGLEFTMTGPSLTFTHATTVCVTGAEVAVTVDGTEVPAWTPVTVPAGGTLDAGTAAGKGLRGYILFQGGLDIPEYLGSASTFTLGQFGGHAGRVLRAGDVLRTVKPAAGAPEEAAAAAVPLDSRPALTSTWELAVAEGPHGAPEFFQREDIEELYSAEYEVHFNSARTGVRLTGPKPRWARTDGGEAGLHPSNIHDTAYSVGALDFTGDTPILLGPDGPSLGGFVCPVTVVTAERWKLGQLRPGDKVRFVPIKASQAPSARDLGPGRQLVLPGDAGWSGNLSAHLPAVSPAAGRPARTVRGDGDDGVLGRVPEGSGRPAVTYRRSGDDNLLVEYGEMVLDLGLRARVHALHQHIEALRVPGIVDLTPGIRSLQIKVDPSVLPTGRLLDLVQEIEAALPASSELVVPSRTVRLPLSWDDPATREAIERYMAGVRDDAPWCPWNIEFIRRINGLDSVSDVFDTVFNAEYLVLGLGDVYLGAPVATPLDPRHRLVTTKYNPARTWTPENAVGIGGAYMCIYGMEGPGGYQFVGRTTQVWSRYAGSAPFEPGSPWLLRFFDRISWYPVSPEELLDLRADMAAGRGRGVEIEEGTFSLAEHEQFLADNSQSIDAFREKQGAAFAVERQAWADAGEFDRADALAAVVAPAVDDVVVPDGGSLISAPFAASVWKVDVKAGDRVAKGQPLVSLEAMKMETVLEAPCEGVVLRVLPAAGSQVVAGEAVVVLGADLGLEPADDAQELEEAAV, from the coding sequence GTGAACCCCTTTGACACGCCGAACACCTTCGACACACTGTTGATCGCAAACCGCGGCGAGATCGCGTGCCGCATCATTGAGTCCGCCCGCAGGCTGGGCCTGCGCACCGTTGCCGTCTTCTCCGAGGCGGACCGCGGCGCCAAGCACGTCCGGCTCGCCGACGAGGCCGTACTGCTGGGGCCCGCGCCGGCCAAGGAATCCTACCTCCGGGTGGACGCAATCCTGGCGGCGGCAAAGGAAACCGGCGCCGGCGCCATCCACCCCGGCTACGGCTTCCTCTCCGAGGATGCGGCCTTCGCCGAGGCCGTGGAAGCGGCGGGACTGGTCTTCGTGGGCCCCACCGCCGAGCAACTGCGCATCTTCGGCACCAAGCACACCGCGCGCGACGCCGCCCGGGCAGCCGGGGTGCCGATGATCGCCGGTTCAGGGCTGCTTGGGGACGTGGACGACGCCGTTGCGGCCAGCACCGCGATTGGCTTCCCGCTGATGCTCAAGGCCACCGGCGGTGGCGGCGGGATCGGCATGACGGTCTGCCGCAACGAGGCCGAGCTTGTGGACAGCTTCCCCCGCGTGGCCCGCCTGGCGGGTGCCAGCTTCGGCACCGCAGGGGTTTTCGCCGAGCGGTACGTGGAGAACGCCCGGCACGTCGAGGTACAGATCTTTGGCGATGGCGAAGGCCGCGTGGTCAGCCTGGGGGACCGCGACTGCTCCCTGCAGCGCCGCCACCAGAAAGTCCTCGAAGAGGCACCCGCACCCGACCTCCCGGACGAACTGCGCGAAGAACTGCACCGCAGCTCCCGGGCCCTCTGCGCCTCCCTTAACTACCGCTCCGCCGGCACCGTCGAGTTCGTCTACGACTCCGCCCGCAAGGAAGCCTCCTTCCTGGAAGTCAACGCCCGGCTCCAGGTGGAGCACCCCGTCACCGAAGCCGTCACCGGGGTGGACCTGGTGGCATGGATGCTCCGCCTGGCCCAGGGCGGCAGCCAGGCCCAGGCAGTCCTTGCGGACGTGCCGGACAGCCTGCCCGTGACCGGCCACGCCGTGGAGGCCCGCGTTTACGCCGAGGATCCGGCCCGGGGCTTCCAGCCCAGCGCCGGAACCGTCACCAACGCCGCCTACCCCACGGCGGCAGAAGCACGCGTGGACGCCTGGGTGGAAACCGGCACCGACGTTTCCACCAACTACGACCCCCTCCTGGGCAAGATCATCACCTCCGGCACTGACCGCACCGAAGCTTTCGACCTCCTCGCCGCAGCGCTGGGCAACACCCGGATTGACGGCATCGAGACCAACTTAGGGCTGCTCCGCGCCGCCACCGGCCTGGAGGTGGTTCGCAGCGTTCAGCACTCCACCAGCACCCTGGACAACGTGGGGGACCCGGAGCCGCGCATCACCGTGGGCCGGCCCGGCCTGCAGACCAGCGTGCAGGACTGGCCCGGCCGCACCGGCCTCTGGCAGATCGGCGTTCCGCCCAGCGGCCCCATGGACGATCTCTCATTCCGGCTTGGCAACACCGCGCTGGGCAACCCCGAAGGCGCCCCGGGCCTCGAGTTCACCATGACCGGCCCCAGCCTGACCTTCACCCACGCCACCACCGTCTGCGTTACCGGCGCCGAAGTGGCTGTGACAGTTGACGGAACGGAGGTGCCCGCCTGGACGCCCGTGACGGTCCCGGCAGGCGGAACGCTCGACGCCGGCACCGCAGCCGGCAAGGGCCTGCGCGGCTACATCCTGTTCCAGGGCGGCCTGGACATTCCCGAGTACCTGGGCAGCGCCTCCACCTTCACCCTTGGCCAGTTCGGTGGCCACGCCGGACGGGTCCTGCGCGCGGGCGATGTGCTGCGGACGGTCAAGCCTGCCGCCGGCGCACCCGAGGAAGCCGCCGCGGCAGCGGTGCCCCTCGACAGCCGTCCCGCCCTCACCTCCACCTGGGAACTGGCCGTGGCCGAGGGCCCGCACGGCGCCCCGGAATTCTTCCAGCGTGAGGACATCGAGGAACTGTACAGCGCGGAGTACGAGGTCCACTTCAACTCCGCCCGGACCGGCGTGCGCCTCACCGGCCCCAAGCCCCGCTGGGCACGCACCGACGGCGGCGAAGCAGGCCTGCACCCCTCCAACATCCACGACACCGCCTACTCGGTGGGTGCCCTGGACTTCACCGGCGACACCCCCATCCTGCTCGGCCCGGACGGCCCCAGCCTGGGCGGTTTCGTCTGCCCCGTCACCGTGGTGACGGCTGAACGCTGGAAGCTCGGCCAGCTGCGCCCGGGGGACAAAGTCCGCTTCGTGCCCATCAAAGCCAGCCAGGCGCCGTCGGCCAGGGACCTGGGACCCGGCCGCCAGCTGGTGCTCCCGGGCGACGCCGGCTGGTCCGGCAATCTTTCAGCGCACCTCCCGGCGGTGAGCCCGGCAGCCGGCCGTCCCGCACGCACGGTACGCGGCGACGGCGACGACGGCGTGCTGGGCCGGGTGCCGGAAGGTTCCGGCCGGCCCGCGGTCACGTACCGCCGCTCCGGAGACGACAACCTGCTGGTGGAATACGGCGAGATGGTGCTGGACCTGGGCCTGCGCGCCCGGGTCCACGCCCTGCACCAGCACATCGAAGCGCTCCGGGTACCCGGCATCGTGGACCTCACCCCGGGTATCCGGTCGCTGCAGATCAAGGTGGACCCGTCCGTCCTCCCCACCGGGCGGCTGCTGGACCTGGTCCAGGAAATCGAGGCCGCCCTGCCCGCCAGCTCAGAATTGGTGGTCCCCAGCCGCACCGTCCGGCTGCCGCTGTCCTGGGACGATCCGGCCACCCGCGAAGCGATCGAACGCTACATGGCAGGCGTCCGCGACGACGCCCCTTGGTGCCCGTGGAACATCGAATTCATTCGGCGGATCAACGGCCTGGACTCCGTCAGCGACGTCTTCGACACCGTCTTCAACGCGGAGTACCTGGTCCTGGGCCTGGGCGACGTCTACCTCGGCGCCCCCGTGGCCACCCCGCTGGACCCCCGCCACCGCCTGGTCACCACCAAGTACAACCCCGCCCGGACCTGGACGCCCGAGAACGCGGTGGGCATCGGCGGCGCCTACATGTGCATCTACGGCATGGAGGGCCCCGGCGGCTACCAGTTCGTCGGCCGCACCACCCAGGTGTGGTCGCGGTACGCCGGTTCGGCCCCGTTCGAACCCGGTTCGCCCTGGCTGCTCCGGTTCTTCGACCGCATCTCCTGGTACCCCGTCAGCCCCGAGGAACTCCTGGACCTGCGCGCGGACATGGCAGCAGGACGCGGCCGCGGCGTGGAGATCGAGGAGGGCACGTTCTCCCTCGCCGAGCACGAACAGTTCCTTGCCGACAACAGCCAGTCCATCGACGCGTTCCGGGAGAAGCAGGGCGCAGCGTTCGCGGTGGAACGGCAGGCCTGGGCCGACGCCGGCGAGTTCGACCGGGCGGACGCGCTCGCCGCCGTCGTGGCCCCCGCTGTTGACGACGTGGTGGTTCCCGACGGCGGATCGCTCATCTCCGCACCGTTCGCCGCCAGCGTCTGGAAGGTGGACGTCAAGGCCGGCGACCGTGTCGCCAAGGGCCAGCCGCTGGTCTCGCTGGAAGCAATGAAGATGGAAACGGTCCTCGAAGCGCCGTGCGAGGGCGTGGTGCTCCGCGTCCTGCCGGCCGCCGGCTCCCAGGTGGTGGCCGGCGAGGCGGTAGTGGTCCTCGGCGCCGACTTGGGCCTTGAACCGGCAGACGACGCCCAGGAACTGGAAGAGGCAGCAGTATGA
- the atzF gene encoding allophanate hydrolase, which yields MSPATNSSATSRAKAALAALESVNRPEIWITVRSGEDLLAEAAAIDAAVAGGADLPLAGLLLAVKNNVDVAGIPTTAACPGFAYTPEKDAEAVARLRAAGALVLGATNLDQFATGLVGTRSPYGAVRDSRRPEYISGGSSSGSAVAVALGLVDIAIGTDTAGSGRVPAGLQGIVGIKATLNAVSTEGVVPACRSWDAVTIFARHLSTAELAMGFMAGNSRSWPADIKLAAPARPRVAYPASLPALPPEWAAEFKRQVDRLRSSGVDAEAIEFDDFLQAARLLYDGALVAERHAALGAFLAKHDAGTDGQAGIDPTVAGIIRAAGTVSASRYVADTARLEELRTRALARIAGFDALLVPTAPFHPTLAEVAADPVGVNSLMGTYTNFCNLFDLCAVAVPAGEVDGAQFGLTVVGRTFDDAVAADIARRVELTPDAPALFAPGAAAEVGRTGAHPSSSTPWPLAAGATAVPLVVVGAHRKGQPLAPQLEELGASWDGPVRTAARYRMVALDTVPAKPGVYRSDDGAELVGERWLLSPAALGTFLAALPEPMLLGSVELSDGSSAVGFACDAVAAAGGKDITAWGDWLADRSVEPKPRTVWRDLGEAALAGFSRGERG from the coding sequence ATGAGCCCGGCAACCAACAGCAGTGCCACCAGTCGCGCCAAGGCGGCACTCGCGGCGCTGGAATCAGTAAACCGGCCTGAAATCTGGATCACGGTCCGCAGCGGCGAGGACCTCCTGGCGGAGGCTGCCGCGATCGACGCCGCCGTGGCAGGTGGCGCGGATCTGCCGTTGGCCGGGCTGCTTTTGGCCGTCAAGAACAATGTTGACGTGGCGGGCATCCCCACCACGGCAGCGTGCCCTGGCTTTGCCTACACGCCGGAAAAGGATGCGGAAGCGGTGGCCCGCCTCCGCGCCGCCGGTGCCCTGGTCCTGGGCGCCACCAACCTGGACCAGTTCGCCACCGGGCTGGTGGGGACGCGCAGCCCCTACGGCGCCGTCCGGGATTCGCGCCGGCCGGAGTACATTTCCGGCGGTTCCAGCTCCGGCTCCGCGGTGGCGGTGGCACTGGGACTGGTGGACATCGCGATCGGCACGGACACGGCGGGCTCCGGCCGGGTCCCCGCCGGGCTGCAGGGCATCGTGGGCATCAAGGCAACACTGAACGCCGTCTCCACGGAGGGGGTGGTGCCCGCCTGCCGGTCCTGGGACGCCGTCACCATCTTTGCCCGGCACCTGTCCACCGCCGAGCTGGCCATGGGCTTCATGGCCGGCAACTCCCGGTCCTGGCCCGCGGACATCAAACTGGCCGCGCCGGCACGTCCCCGCGTGGCATATCCCGCCAGCCTGCCCGCATTGCCCCCTGAGTGGGCGGCGGAATTCAAGCGGCAGGTTGACCGCCTGCGGTCCAGCGGGGTGGATGCCGAAGCAATCGAATTCGACGACTTCCTGCAGGCAGCACGGCTGCTGTACGACGGCGCGCTGGTGGCCGAACGCCACGCTGCGTTGGGGGCCTTCCTGGCAAAGCACGACGCCGGCACTGACGGCCAGGCGGGCATCGATCCCACCGTGGCGGGCATCATCCGGGCGGCCGGTACCGTTTCCGCCTCCCGGTACGTTGCCGATACCGCCCGGCTGGAGGAACTGCGGACCAGGGCGCTGGCCCGGATCGCCGGCTTCGATGCCCTCCTGGTTCCCACGGCGCCCTTCCACCCCACGCTGGCTGAGGTGGCCGCGGACCCGGTAGGCGTGAATTCGCTGATGGGCACCTACACCAATTTCTGTAACCTGTTCGACCTCTGTGCCGTGGCTGTCCCTGCCGGGGAAGTGGACGGCGCGCAGTTCGGCCTCACGGTGGTCGGCCGGACCTTCGACGATGCCGTGGCGGCCGATATCGCCCGCCGCGTGGAGCTAACCCCGGACGCTCCCGCCCTCTTCGCTCCGGGCGCAGCAGCGGAGGTTGGCCGCACCGGCGCCCACCCGTCGTCGTCCACGCCCTGGCCTTTGGCGGCGGGCGCAACGGCCGTGCCGCTGGTGGTGGTGGGTGCGCACCGCAAGGGCCAGCCGCTGGCGCCGCAGCTGGAGGAACTCGGGGCCTCGTGGGATGGTCCGGTCCGGACCGCCGCACGCTACCGCATGGTGGCGCTGGACACGGTGCCGGCAAAGCCGGGCGTTTACCGGTCCGACGACGGCGCGGAACTGGTGGGGGAGCGGTGGCTGCTGTCCCCTGCGGCCCTGGGGACGTTCCTGGCCGCCCTCCCGGAACCCATGCTCCTGGGATCCGTGGAGCTGTCGGACGGCTCCAGCGCCGTCGGGTTCGCCTGTGATGCGGTTGCCGCTGCGGGCGGGAAGGACATCACGGCCTGGGGTGACTGGCTGGCGGACCGGAGCGTGGAACCGAAGCCGCGGACCGTGTGGCGGGACCTGGGGGAGGCGGCCCTGGCCGGGTTCAGCCGCGGCGAGCGGGGATAG
- the lysS gene encoding lysine--tRNA ligase — MIVTSQNTPSPKNAPEPVDASEQMRIRMEKRAKLLERGTEAYPVGVERTHSLAEIREKYAHLEADDTTGDTVGVTGRVVFIRNTGKLCFATLQEGGTDGKATRLQAMLSLANVGEEALADWKALVDLGDHVFIKGEVISSRRGELSIMADSWSMASKALRPLPVLHADLNEETRVRQRYVDLMVRDEAREMVYTRAAITRSIRETLFRHRYVEVETPILNLVHGGALARPFETHMNAFDQKMTLRIATELYLKRAVVGGIDRVYDMGRVFRNEGVDSTHSPEFTTLECYEAWADQFVMAERIKEIILDAADAVGAGRVLQTGAGEINLDGEWAWLAVYPGLSDAVGQEITPETPVEVLREIAEKHDVKADPKWDAEKLAVELFGEIVEPTLLNPTFVYDYPPSAQPLARPHREDGRLIEAWDLIIGGMERGTAFSELIDPVIQRERLTEQSLHAAAGDVEAMQLDEDFLRALEYGAPPMGGIGLGIDRLVMLFTGAGIRETILFPLLKPEGH; from the coding sequence ATGATTGTGACTTCCCAAAACACCCCCTCGCCCAAGAACGCCCCGGAGCCCGTTGATGCCAGCGAGCAGATGCGGATCCGCATGGAAAAGCGCGCCAAACTTCTTGAGCGCGGCACGGAGGCGTACCCCGTGGGGGTGGAGCGGACGCATTCGCTCGCCGAGATCCGGGAAAAGTACGCCCACCTCGAAGCCGACGACACCACCGGCGACACCGTGGGCGTCACCGGCCGCGTTGTCTTCATCCGCAACACCGGCAAGCTCTGCTTCGCCACCCTGCAGGAAGGCGGCACCGACGGCAAAGCCACCCGCCTGCAGGCCATGCTGAGCTTGGCCAACGTGGGTGAGGAGGCGCTCGCCGACTGGAAGGCCCTGGTTGACCTCGGCGACCACGTGTTCATCAAGGGCGAGGTCATCTCCTCCCGCCGCGGCGAGCTGTCGATCATGGCGGACTCCTGGTCCATGGCCTCCAAGGCCCTGCGCCCGCTTCCGGTCCTGCACGCGGACCTGAACGAGGAAACCCGCGTCCGCCAGCGCTACGTCGACCTGATGGTCCGCGACGAAGCCCGCGAAATGGTCTACACCCGTGCCGCCATCACCCGCTCCATCCGCGAAACGCTGTTCCGGCACCGCTACGTGGAAGTGGAAACCCCCATCCTGAACCTGGTCCACGGCGGAGCCCTGGCCCGGCCGTTCGAAACCCACATGAACGCCTTCGACCAGAAGATGACGCTGCGCATCGCCACCGAGCTGTACCTCAAGCGCGCCGTTGTTGGCGGCATCGACCGCGTGTATGACATGGGCCGCGTGTTCCGCAACGAGGGCGTGGACTCCACCCACAGCCCCGAATTCACCACCCTTGAGTGCTACGAGGCCTGGGCGGACCAGTTCGTGATGGCAGAGCGGATCAAGGAGATCATCCTCGACGCCGCCGACGCCGTGGGTGCCGGACGCGTCCTTCAGACCGGGGCGGGGGAGATCAACCTCGACGGCGAGTGGGCCTGGCTGGCCGTCTACCCCGGACTTTCCGACGCCGTGGGGCAGGAGATCACGCCGGAGACGCCCGTTGAGGTGCTTCGGGAGATCGCGGAAAAGCACGACGTCAAGGCGGACCCCAAGTGGGACGCCGAAAAGCTGGCGGTGGAACTCTTCGGCGAAATCGTGGAGCCCACCCTGCTGAACCCCACCTTCGTCTACGACTACCCGCCCTCCGCCCAGCCGCTGGCCCGCCCGCACCGCGAGGACGGCCGGCTGATCGAGGCCTGGGACCTGATCATCGGCGGCATGGAGCGCGGCACCGCCTTCTCCGAGCTGATCGACCCCGTCATCCAGCGCGAACGGCTCACCGAGCAGTCCCTGCACGCAGCCGCCGGTGACGTGGAGGCAATGCAGCTGGACGAGGACTTCCTGCGCGCCCTGGAATACGGCGCCCCTCCCATGGGCGGCATCGGCCTGGGCATCGACCGGCTGGTCATGCTCTTCACGGGCGCCGGCATCCGCGAAACCATCCTGTTCCCCCTGCTGAAGCCCGAAGGGCACTGA